Proteins co-encoded in one Spiroplasma gladiatoris genomic window:
- a CDS encoding thymidylate synthase produces the protein MKQYLDLVKDILKNGEKRDDRTNTGTISKFGLQTRYDLREGFPLLTTKKVFFKAIVHEILWFIKGDTNIKYLVDNGVNIWNEWPYEIFKKSKDFQGESLNQFIERIKNDKDFADKFGELGPVYGKQWRNFNGKDQFKWVLNEIKNNPNSRRLIVSSWNPAEVENMALPPCHSLFQFYVSKDGFLDLQLYQRSGDIFLGIPFNIASYSLLLTLVSLECNLKPRYFIHTIGDGHIYLNHLDQINTQLQREPKKLANLKINFENKNIFEITYNDIQLNDYDHHPILKGAVAV, from the coding sequence ATGAAACAATACTTAGACTTAGTAAAAGATATCTTAAAAAATGGTGAAAAACGAGATGATAGAACAAATACTGGAACTATTTCAAAATTTGGTTTACAAACAAGATATGATTTAAGAGAAGGGTTTCCGCTTTTAACAACAAAAAAAGTTTTTTTTAAAGCAATTGTACATGAAATTTTATGATTTATAAAAGGGGATACAAATATCAAATATTTAGTTGATAATGGAGTAAATATTTGAAATGAATGACCTTATGAAATATTTAAAAAATCAAAAGATTTTCAAGGAGAATCATTAAATCAATTTATTGAAAGAATCAAAAATGATAAAGATTTTGCTGATAAATTTGGAGAACTAGGTCCAGTTTATGGAAAACAATGAAGAAACTTTAATGGTAAAGATCAATTTAAATGAGTTTTAAATGAAATCAAAAATAATCCAAACTCAAGAAGATTGATTGTAAGTTCATGAAATCCAGCGGAAGTTGAAAACATGGCATTACCTCCTTGTCATTCTTTATTTCAATTTTATGTTTCAAAAGATGGATTTTTAGATTTACAACTTTATCAAAGAAGCGGCGATATTTTTTTAGGAATTCCTTTTAATATTGCAAGTTACTCATTATTATTAACATTAGTTAGTTTGGAATGTAATTTAAAACCTCGCTATTTTATTCATACAATTGGGGATGGACATATTTATTTAAATCATTTAGACCAAATTAACACTCAACTACAAAGAGAGCCTAAAAAACTAGCTAATTTAAAAATTAATTTTGAAAATAAAAATATTTTTGAAATAACTTATAATGATATTCAATTAAATGATTATGACCATCACCCAATTTTGAAAGGAGCTGTTGCTGTTTAA
- a CDS encoding ABC transporter ATP-binding protein translates to MIKNNESIESEKVKENSKEKKLEAVDKLLKLAKEKNKLKLIWVIFILGHKFGGYFYFLIVIVLINSILMSANSYLINITIQQVLYDLANRGHNYWDIPYWGWMIICVINLILLYLTTYWRSITGLKLGVRLEVEMRLLIIKRLLNQDISYYSDKKTGEIMTKVVGDTNVVGNEIPGILIWGVQVPFVLVFGSISILLIDLQVAATSIAVVYLLTIVIFFFSSTYKKRNKKVREVISSINGDVIDRLGVIKLIKSTATRTYEEKRIREIHRPYINAFKPITRVDGHMFATLVASDIICNILVLITAILLYGNNDIERFLSILIPITSASIILTRPLWQIAALVPGISRAGASTQQIYEVIKKEPILFDNEEDGVIFDQSINLIEFKNIKFNYPEKPNVNILDNINLVFEKGKSYAFVGETGSGKTTISKLLMRFYDPTIGSVLINNKDLKTLNLKSYIKHVGYVEQEPQIIYGNVYDNVRYGFFQATDEQVHEACKKAQIDKIVTSWPEGYNTVLGERGLLLSGGQKQRLVIARIILKNPELLILDEATSALDNIVEKEIQAQLNELMINKTSVIIAHRLTTIKNVDKIYVLSPGKGIVQSGTYKELISIDGHFKNLHDAGVN, encoded by the coding sequence ATGATAAAAAATAACGAATCAATAGAAAGTGAAAAAGTTAAAGAAAATAGTAAAGAAAAAAAACTAGAAGCAGTCGATAAACTATTAAAATTAGCAAAAGAAAAAAATAAGCTTAAACTTATTTGAGTAATATTTATTTTAGGACATAAATTTGGTGGTTATTTTTATTTTTTAATTGTAATAGTATTAATTAATTCAATATTGATGAGTGCAAATTCATATTTGATAAATATAACTATTCAACAAGTGCTATATGATTTGGCAAATAGAGGCCATAATTACTGAGATATTCCATATTGAGGTTGAATGATAATTTGTGTAATTAACTTAATTTTATTGTATTTAACAACTTATTGAAGAAGTATAACAGGTTTAAAACTTGGTGTTCGTCTTGAAGTCGAAATGCGTTTGCTAATAATTAAAAGATTATTAAATCAAGATATTTCATATTATAGTGATAAAAAAACTGGAGAAATCATGACAAAAGTAGTTGGAGATACTAATGTTGTTGGAAATGAGATTCCTGGTATATTAATTTGAGGAGTTCAAGTTCCTTTTGTATTAGTTTTTGGATCAATTAGTATTTTATTAATAGATTTACAAGTAGCTGCAACTTCAATTGCAGTAGTTTATTTATTAACAATAGTTATTTTCTTTTTTTCATCAACTTATAAAAAAAGAAATAAAAAAGTTAGAGAAGTTATTTCTTCAATAAATGGAGATGTAATAGACAGGTTAGGGGTCATAAAGTTAATAAAATCAACAGCAACAAGAACTTATGAAGAAAAAAGAATTAGAGAGATTCACAGGCCTTATATTAATGCATTTAAACCGATTACAAGAGTAGATGGTCATATGTTTGCAACACTTGTAGCTTCTGATATAATTTGTAACATTTTAGTTTTAATAACTGCAATTTTACTATATGGAAATAATGATATTGAAAGATTTTTGTCAATCTTAATTCCAATAACTTCAGCGTCAATAATTTTGACAAGACCTTTGTGACAAATAGCAGCTTTAGTACCAGGAATTTCAAGAGCTGGTGCTTCTACTCAACAAATTTATGAAGTAATTAAAAAAGAACCAATTTTATTTGATAATGAAGAAGATGGAGTAATTTTTGATCAATCTATTAATTTAATAGAATTTAAAAATATCAAATTTAATTATCCAGAAAAACCAAATGTAAACATCTTAGATAATATTAACTTAGTTTTTGAAAAAGGAAAAAGTTATGCATTTGTTGGTGAAACTGGAAGTGGAAAAACTACAATTTCAAAACTTTTAATGAGATTTTATGATCCAACTATTGGAAGTGTTTTAATAAATAACAAAGACTTAAAAACTTTAAATTTAAAATCATATATTAAACATGTTGGTTATGTTGAACAAGAACCTCAAATTATTTATGGAAATGTCTATGATAATGTAAGATATGGTTTTTTTCAAGCTACTGACGAACAAGTTCATGAAGCATGTAAAAAAGCTCAAATTGATAAAATCGTTACCAGTTGGCCAGAAGGGTATAACACAGTTTTAGGAGAGCGTGGATTGCTATTATCTGGAGGTCAAAAACAAAGACTTGTAATTGCAAGAATTATTTTAAAAAATCCAGAATTATTAATTTTAGATGAAGCAACAAGTGCTTTAGATAATATTGTTGAAAAAGAAATTCAAGCGCAATTAAATGAGTTAATGATTAATAAAACTTCTGTTATTATTGCTCATAGATTAACAACAATAAAAAACGTAGATAAAATATATGTTTTATCACCAGGAAAGGGAATTGTTCAGTCTGGAACGTATAAAGAATTGATTAGCATTGATGGTCATTTTAAAAATCTTCATGATGCTGGTGTTAATTAA
- a CDS encoding thymidine phosphorylase encodes MNFSTIINKKKNNQELLESEINWLINNFVTELLPDYQMASFLMAVWFNGMTKQETYYLTKAMINSGTTFDLSDVKGPFADKHSTGGVGDKTSLIYAPLVAFFGVKVSKLSGRGLGQTGGTIDKLESCTGWNENISEQKFKEILNTVGMSIMGQSDNIVPADKKLYALRDVTGSVDSIPLIASSIMSKKLVLPADSIELDVKVGSGAFMKNIDQAELLAKTMIDIGKQFNRKVSVMLTNMDKPLGRAIGNAIEVKEAWETLNGNGPEDLKELCVTAASISLVSNNIFNDINEAQTELFKLLDSKKAAHLLKDFIEAQNGDFSKIIDYNNNFKTNHIIEIKAKSEGYVKFKSADSLGYLSMHLGAGRETKDDKIDFAAGIYLNKTSGEYVKENQTIMTLYTNINKVEEFKNEALEIIEITNKYNKEEVILKLILND; translated from the coding sequence ATGAACTTTTCAACAATTATAAATAAAAAGAAAAATAATCAAGAATTGTTAGAATCAGAAATAAATTGACTTATAAATAATTTTGTAACAGAATTATTACCAGATTATCAAATGGCAAGTTTTTTAATGGCTGTTTGATTTAATGGTATGACAAAACAAGAAACTTATTATTTAACAAAAGCAATGATTAATTCAGGAACTACATTTGATTTAAGTGATGTTAAAGGTCCATTTGCAGATAAACATTCAACTGGTGGAGTTGGTGATAAAACTAGCTTAATTTATGCTCCTTTAGTTGCTTTTTTTGGTGTAAAAGTTTCAAAATTATCTGGAAGAGGATTAGGACAAACCGGAGGAACAATTGATAAACTTGAAAGTTGCACTGGTTGAAATGAAAATATCAGCGAACAAAAATTTAAAGAAATTTTAAATACTGTAGGAATGTCTATAATGGGTCAATCAGATAATATTGTTCCTGCTGATAAAAAATTATATGCATTAAGAGATGTAACTGGTTCTGTTGATTCAATACCATTAATCGCATCAAGTATCATGTCAAAAAAACTAGTTTTACCAGCAGATAGTATTGAATTAGACGTTAAAGTTGGTTCTGGAGCTTTTATGAAAAATATTGATCAAGCAGAACTGTTAGCAAAAACAATGATTGATATAGGTAAACAATTTAATAGAAAAGTCAGTGTGATGTTAACTAATATGGATAAACCCTTAGGAAGAGCAATAGGAAATGCAATTGAAGTTAAAGAAGCATGAGAAACTTTAAATGGTAATGGTCCTGAAGATTTAAAAGAGTTATGTGTAACAGCTGCTTCTATTAGTTTAGTATCAAATAATATTTTTAATGACATAAATGAAGCACAAACAGAACTTTTTAAATTATTAGACTCAAAAAAAGCCGCTCACTTATTAAAAGATTTTATTGAAGCGCAAAACGGAGACTTTTCAAAAATTATTGATTATAACAATAATTTTAAAACAAACCACATTATTGAAATTAAAGCAAAATCTGAAGGTTATGTTAAATTTAAAAGTGCAGATAGTCTTGGTTATTTATCAATGCATCTAGGAGCTGGTAGAGAAACAAAGGATGATAAAATTGATTTTGCTGCTGGAATTTATTTAAATAAAACTAGTGGAGAGTATGTTAAAGAAAATCAAACAATTATGACTTTATATACTAATATTAATAAAGTAGAAGAGTTTAAAAATGAAGCTTTAGAAATTATTGAAATTACAAATAAATATAATAAAGAAGAAGTTATTTTAAAACTAATTTTAAATGATTAA
- a CDS encoding holo-ACP synthase — protein sequence MAKIGTDIVQVSRISLETSFLKKVLHQDEFNLLNDIIDLDSKKQFVAGRWAAKEAIFKVLNKNVAFNTISIGYIKNKPVILNNDLNTIEISISHEKEYAIAVALNL from the coding sequence ATGGCAAAAATAGGAACAGATATTGTTCAAGTTTCAAGAATTTCACTAGAAACTAGTTTTTTAAAAAAAGTTTTACACCAAGATGAATTTAATCTTTTAAACGACATTATTGACTTAGATTCAAAAAAACAATTTGTTGCAGGTAGGTGAGCTGCAAAAGAAGCAATATTTAAAGTTTTAAATAAAAATGTTGCTTTTAATACTATTTCTATTGGTTATATAAAAAACAAACCAGTAATTTTAAATAATGATTTAAATACAATAGAGATATCAATTTCTCACGAAAAAGAATACGCTATAGCAGTTGCATTAAATTTATAA
- a CDS encoding dihydrofolate reductase — protein sequence MITLLWAQSKNNAIGLNGQLPWDIKEEMQHFVNFTRNKTVLMGKNTWNSLKFKPLPNRKNIIITKKGLEFEHKDVIISSNLENILKDFQNNDEELIIIGGKQIFDCTLEFANKLVVSFIKKDYKGDVFAENIDLNKFKITQTQEFDEFDVITYERVY from the coding sequence ATGATAACTTTACTTTGAGCTCAATCTAAAAATAATGCAATTGGACTGAATGGACAATTACCATGAGATATTAAAGAAGAAATGCAACATTTTGTTAATTTCACAAGAAATAAAACAGTTTTAATGGGAAAAAACACTTGAAACTCTTTAAAATTTAAACCTTTACCAAATCGAAAAAACATTATAATTACAAAAAAAGGTTTAGAATTTGAGCATAAAGATGTAATCATTTCTAGCAATTTAGAAAATATTTTAAAAGACTTTCAAAATAATGATGAAGAACTTATAATAATTGGAGGAAAACAAATATTTGATTGTACTTTGGAGTTTGCAAATAAATTAGTTGTAAGTTTTATTAAAAAAGATTATAAAGGTGATGTTTTTGCTGAAAATATTGATTTAAATAAATTTAAAATAACTCAAACTCAAGAATTTGATGAGTTTGATGTAATAACATATGAAAGGGTTTATTAA
- a CDS encoding lysophospholipid acyltransferase family protein produces MKKQENQIKNETMHVDQNEKAVENEIIVSKEESIETKPKLKYVLSKGRLFMSGFSLWRMISKAKKMTKRIKSDPNSYSEEYRYNWMRKKIAKILKIPNIEMHVWGIENWLDKGVVIVPNHQSNLDPLMLIVLNDFSKQQPVSFIAKQESWKTKAVKHFMNLTDNVPIDRKSPRSALAAMKEAKELINEYKRAIVIFPEGTRSQGPVMNEFQSASMKLAQMAYAPIIPVSIIDSYKVYEKRKGRLPIKIIFGKPMLPNKFISAKTNILTETVKREIQKNIDKYKDVDLKSDKLVAKKYDKKNHIYYY; encoded by the coding sequence ATGAAAAAACAAGAAAATCAAATTAAAAATGAAACTATGCATGTGGATCAAAATGAAAAAGCAGTTGAAAACGAAATAATAGTTTCAAAAGAAGAAAGTATTGAAACAAAACCAAAACTTAAATATGTATTAAGCAAAGGTAGACTATTTATGTCAGGGTTTAGCTTATGAAGAATGATTTCTAAAGCAAAAAAAATGACAAAAAGAATCAAAAGTGATCCAAACTCATACTCAGAAGAATATCGCTATAATTGAATGAGAAAAAAAATTGCTAAAATTTTAAAAATCCCAAATATCGAAATGCACGTTTGAGGAATTGAAAATTGATTAGATAAAGGTGTAGTTATTGTGCCAAACCACCAATCAAATTTGGACCCGCTTATGTTGATTGTTCTAAATGATTTTAGTAAACAACAACCAGTCTCATTTATTGCAAAACAAGAGTCATGAAAAACTAAAGCTGTTAAACATTTTATGAATCTAACTGATAATGTTCCAATTGATAGAAAAAGTCCAAGAAGTGCTTTGGCCGCTATGAAAGAAGCAAAAGAACTTATAAATGAATATAAAAGAGCAATAGTAATATTTCCCGAAGGAACTAGAAGTCAAGGTCCTGTAATGAATGAATTTCAAAGTGCAAGTATGAAATTAGCACAAATGGCATATGCTCCAATTATTCCTGTATCAATTATTGATTCATATAAAGTTTATGAAAAAAGAAAAGGAAGATTACCAATAAAAATTATTTTTGGAAAACCAATGTTACCAAATAAATTTATTTCTGCAAAAACAAATATTTTAACTGAAACTGTAAAAAGAGAAATTCAAAAAAATATTGATAAATACAAAGATGTAGATTTAAAATCTGATAAATTAGTAGCAAAAAAATATGATAAAAAAAATCATATTTATTATTATTAG